The window AGAAtaatgttttatataattacagAGATACACATTGTTTTAACATGGTTTATAATAAACTTCCATCAATTATggatacaatatattttacaaatatttttaataaaaatattaaaagcaaTGTTACAAAAATaactgataatattaaaaataaactggttaatattatttataatattgattggATTAATAACAAGACAATTGATTTTGTTgctaaacaaattaaatatgtaagTGGTAATATTGCATATTCAgatgaattaattgatgatactaaaattgaaaaattatataaagatcttgaaataaataaaactaattatttacaaagttCATTGAATGTTAATTCATATAAACGtaaattacaaattgaaaTGTTAATGAATCCATATGCatctaataattcattttcaaaaagttataGAGAAGTCAATGCATTTTATTTAGGAGCTGAGAATAGCATAtgtaagttttaattttttatttataaaaagaaatttataatatattaaattttaatttatttttaacagatATACCTGCTGGAATTTTgggagatttttttttcaacaatgatTATCCAAATTATGTTAATTATGGTAATGTTGGTTTTATAATAGCACATGAATTTACACATGGATTTGTTATTGCAAATCGTCTTTTTCAAGAGACTTCTAAGACCGATGATTCGTTTGTTAATAAAACCAAATGTTTTATTGAACAATATGACAACTATACAATTGaagaaattcaagaaaaagttagttaaataatgaaaaaataatatatattagttattattgttaatttaattgttaattatttttatcttttaggCAAATGGATTAGGCACTTTGGATGAAAATATGGCTGATATTGGTGgtgttaaattatcatacTTGGCATACAAAGAATTGTCAAAAGAACATGGACCTGAACAAAAATTACCTGGCTTTGAATCATTTACATCTGAACAAATGTTTTGGCTAAGTTCTGCTAATGCATGGTGCTCAAAAGTACGTCCAGAAATattaagtaaaattaaaaataacgacAGTCACAGTTTACCTGAACATCGTGTGATGGGTGCATTATCAAATAACGATGATTTTGctaatgattttaattgtcCAAGTGGTTCACGAATGaatccaataaataaatgcacattgtggtaattattttattgattttttttatgtcaataaatttatcaactttaataattataatttattgtaattttgtaaataaaaaaaaaaaacataaataaaacataaaaacaattacaataaattaagtacaaagtaattattatttttttattgaaaatttttgttattaatttacaacaatcaaaataacatgtaaatttttaatggattattaaaatttaaaattaattatttatataaaattattaaaagaaagaaaaaaacataatttattatttaaatattttcatcaataattcaaaacaaaaatcaatgacaaaattggataaaatattattgattgaattttaaatgaagatgattttgttgaagttttaataatatgtgTTTTAGTAATAACTGTTTGTGTAACAACAGTAGttgtatttgttgaattattatttgatgctGGTAATGAATTAGCAGGTGTTGTAACATTAACAATTGATGAATTGTTATCAGGAGCAGTAccattgtaataattattgtatattatagTTGAATTAACATTTGTTGAATGTGTTTCTATTTTATCATGTGTATGTCCACCATGTGAATGGAAAGATGGAATAATTATAGGTACTGGAAACATAGGTTGTACTGGTGCTTGTTGGATAATTACAGTATGTTGTGGTTGTACTGGTGCTTGATGGACAATTACAGTATGTTGTGGTTGTACTGGTGGTGCTTGATTAACAATAACATGATGTGATGGTTGTGCTGGTGGTGCTTGATTAACAGTAACATGATGTGATGGTTGTGCTGGTGGTGCTTGATTGACAATAACATTATTTGATGCTGGAGCACCAAAAGGAGTTTGAACTGGTTTGGCTTGTTGAGGATGTGAATTTGGAATTTGCCAACCAATATTATTTGGAGAACCACCTGTAGCTTGTACAGGTCGTTCAGTCATTCGTGGACGTGATGTAGTTTTTGAGTTACGTTTATCTGATTTTGAACCACcttaaaatagataataaaaaaattaaatttaactcaATGAAGCAAGAACACACAGTGTTTTTTCTTATCATATTTACAcaagtgtgatttttttttttttttatagcaaaAATGTACTTTACCTTTATTTTTTCCCCCTTTTGtacctgaataaaaaaaaaaaaaaattattaaagataaaatattaaaaataggtGCACGTTgctggtaaataaatttatttatttatttttcaagtaggTAAATTTCAACATACCTGACACAAACAGTATAACAATAAGTATTCCAAATAAAACCTTGAACTccataattgtttttttttttgctacaaCGAGTGAATCACTACTAtactaatttataattacaaaattaatatattttgataaatatttaatcacaaaaaatggcgtatatattttataaacgtGTTTGTTGGTTTGTAGCTGTGCTCAATGTGCCCATCTGGCTGCTGGCAATGCTGGCAAGCTGGCAATTGAGAATTAGGAAGAAGAAGGAAAGGAAGAACTAAAGGTCAATACATAcctaaacattttttttttctctctcagtTTGTAAAATTTCAGTATGTGGTCTCTCTGTATTAAACTCTCTAAAAACATAGTATAGTGGGGACTTAGGTGAGATAGTAAATTCGGCAGTTCATGTATGACTATGACGTCAGATAATATACCAAGAAACcgcatttatattttgttttgaattaGAATTCCTAAACCTTAGACATACGTCATCATGATCCAGGAAAATTATTCTTCATCTTGCATCATGCTTTctgttttttcaaataataaatatgataaataataaactaaatttaatataaaaaaaaacctttgcTCATGTagatatgtttattatttattaatcaacttttttttaatatttacaattagtaatttataaaattacaaataattaaaatatgttttttgatttattttttttcagtcaattattattaaaaatgagcaataattatttaaatctttatgatgtcaaaattcaattatataataactAATTTTATGATGGTGTCCAAACTGATCCAGCAcatctagaaaaaataaaataaacgttaataaattatagccatatttaatttgattaatctAATTGTCAGttggaaaaataatcaatttaaattactaaCTTGATATAACTTATTGAGACTTGATGAGCATAAACCCATAAAATTACAGCCATAAGTGTAGACCAAGTCAAAAAAGGACACAATAAAGTTGCCACAGTACCATAAGAAATCCAAAGTATTACTATCAAGTACAtatgaaaaatcatcaatattataaaaaataaattcctccaaatgaataataatatttttggtttttttctcTGTAACTTGTGAAGTGATTGGTATCTAAAaagaataaagtaaataaattaatttaaattataataaatcaaataaatcaagtaaaatttttacctTTTATCAACAGTATGTGCAAGAATCCACACAAgtggaaaataaaatgttaataattgtaaaaatccataaaaataagataatgATGCTGGTATAAATGAGTGTCCAACAAATATTCCCCATGAATAAATAACACCATATTTATCTTCAATAATTTCTCCAGCTATCCATGGACCAATTGCCAAATAAattggataaataataattggataaaatataaaatcaagtgTAGATAATAACCATATTTTTCTAACACAAGAACGTATCCATTTTCTACGTATTCTTGGATTATccctttgttttttttgacaaaGACCATGAAGATATTTGCATATACACAATGGAACAATAATTATGATACTCATAaatgcataaaaaataatagttattaataCAAATGTTTTTGTTTCAGTATTAAGAATAACAgtagaaataaatgaaaaagatggTTGTGTACCATCAAgtgaaaaatattgtaattccGTTTCTTTTGTTCTTcccattttatcaattattttagcacGTATAGAATTAGTAGCAATTTTATACAATGATGAATTCCACTCAGTAACCCAAAGTGGATCATCACCAactttataacaatttatccattttccattatttatttgaattgaaaCATTAACAACTGGATCCAATGAAAATGCTAAAACTCTAATATGAGTTGAATCAACAATTGattgtatattttctttttttttcatatgatatAATGCATTTTTTGGATTTGTTATTATACCAATTGGCCATTCATCATGTTTAACATCAACAAATGTAAATAAACCATTGTCAATAACACCAAGACGAAATATACGATGTTCTTTCCAATCAGATACTTCAATTTCAAGATATCCTTCATTTTGTATTGTATACATGTTGGGTGATAAACCAGCAAATGTATGTAGATGACCACAAAGATAAGCAACtgatttttcatcttttcctgtgataaaataataatgaaataattaattaaaatatttaaatataatttttaatatatatttatattattacctattatttgtttaacgTCTTTTTCATCGTCAGTTATAATACAAGATGTTGGAAAATGACCAAACCAAATGTTATAATCACTTTTTGATTGTttagatttttcaataaatttagttaTATGTTGAATTTCAGTTTTATCAAGATgtccaaaaaaatcaaatggtcctaaaatattaataattgtttattttaataatataaataaatatgttagatatgtagttttaaaatatgtatttacgTCTTGGTCCAGGTGTCATACAGGCATCAACAGcgataaatgaataattcgTTGAACGTACAGTCATTTGATGGATAAAAGAACGTGCCTTTTTTTGACCttgaattgaataatttagataatgaTTCTCTGGTGAATCGATGgagattatattaaaattatctggataaatagaaaaagaaaatttacattattttgtttaataagttaatttttatttcgattatttttttattaatacatacCATGATTTCCTCGTATGTCCAACCAGGGGATATCACCAGTAGTTATTCCAGACTCATCTAAAAcctctttgtattttttccattcttgtaaattttgtttagaGCCTCCCCAACCTCGAGTTTTTCCATCGGTCATATCACCAGTTGCAAGAACGACTGatggattaatttttttaacagtaacattgcaaaatttttttaattcaaatactcTTTCTTGGTCGGAAAATATGCTGATATGAATATCTGaaatctgaaaaaattaagtatagattttttgtattattttttatctttttatattattttttttttttttttgtatagaatgaaatttaaaaacgaTTACTGACTTAGTATATAtagaaagtttttttatatttatatattttatatttcttatcagtcaaaaaaaaaaaaaaaaggtgattAAGATCGAGCATTTGATGAGTCATAAGAccgaatattatttaaaa is drawn from Aphidius gifuensis isolate YNYX2018 linkage group LG3, ASM1490517v1, whole genome shotgun sequence and contains these coding sequences:
- the LOC122850998 gene encoding uncharacterized protein LOC122850998, whose product is MEFKVLFGILIVILFVSGTKGGKNKGGSKSDKRNSKTTSRPRMTERPVQATGGSPNNIGWQIPNSHPQQAKPVQTPFGAPASNNVIVNQAPPAQPSHHVTVNQAPPAQPSHHVIVNQAPPVQPQHTVIVHQAPVQPQHTVIIQQAPVQPMFPVPIIIPSFHSHGGHTHDKIETHSTNVNSTIIYNNYYNGTAPDNNSSIVNVTTPANSLPASNNNSTNTTTVVTQTVITKTHIIKTST
- the LOC122850999 gene encoding transmembrane protein 62-like — encoded protein: MTDGKTRGWGGSKQNLQEWKKYKEVLDESGITTGDIPWLDIRGNHDNFNIISIDSPENHYLNYSIQGQKKARSFIHQMTVRSTNYSFIAVDACMTPGPRRPFDFFGHLDKTEIQHITKFIEKSKQSKSDYNIWFGHFPTSCIITDDEKDVKQIIGKDEKSVAYLCGHLHTFAGLSPNMYTIQNEGYLEIEVSDWKEHRIFRLGVIDNGLFTFVDVKHDEWPIGIITNPKNALYHMKKKENIQSIVDSTHIRVLAFSLDPVVNVSIQINNGKWINCYKVGDDPLWVTEWNSSLYKIATNSIRAKIIDKMGRTKETELQYFSLDGTQPSFSFISTVILNTETKTFVLITIIFYAFMSIIIIVPLCICKYLHGLCQKKQRDNPRIRRKWIRSCVRKIWLLSTLDFIFYPIIIYPIYLAIGPWIAGEIIEDKYVSISYIKCAGSVWTPS